Proteins from one Juglans microcarpa x Juglans regia isolate MS1-56 chromosome 1S, Jm3101_v1.0, whole genome shotgun sequence genomic window:
- the LOC121247591 gene encoding 39S ribosomal protein L46, mitochondrial-like — translation MQRSLTPLARPLVKARGFCTKPEKILASVLFERLPVVIPKIDPVVYAFQEFSFRWRQQYRRRYPDELLDKSNSRGRGDYQMDYEPAPRITEADKRNDKKSLQRALDKRLYLLLYGKAFGAPSGKPVWHFPERVHDSEKTLRKCAESALASVIGDLSRTYFVGNAPMGHMVIQPTEHESDSSSFKRFFFKSQVVATNKFDIGECEDFVWVTKDELLEYFPEQAEFLNKMIIS, via the exons ATGCAGAGATCTTTGACTCCGTTGGCTCGGCCGCTCGTGAAAGCGCGTGGGTTCTGCACGAAACCCGAGAAAATCTTAGCTTCCGTACTATTCGAGCGCTTGCCCGTTGTTATCCCAAAGATCGACCCTGTCGTTTACGCATTTCAGGAGTTCTC GTTTCGGTGGCGACAGCAATATCGACGCAGATATCCAGATGAACTTTTAGATAAGTCTAATTCTAG GGGTAGAGGTGACTATCAAATGGATTATGAACCAGCTCCACGGATCACCGAAGCTGATAAAAGGAACGATAAGAA GTCGTTGCAAAGAGCACTAGACAAAAGGCTTTATCTCCTTCTCTATGGCAAAGCATTTGGAGCTCCTAGTGGGAAGCCTGTCTGGCATTTTCCTGAAAGAGTTCACGACTCTGAGAAAACATTACGCAAG TGTGCAGAGTCTGCATTAGCATCTGTGATTGGAGACCTTTCCCGCACATATTTTGTTGGAAATGCTCCAATGGGTCATATGGTTATCCAGCCGACAGAGCATGAGTCGGACTCTTCATCTTTCAAG CGATTCTTCTTCAAGTCCCAAGTGGTTGCAACCAACAAGTTCGACATTGGGGAGTGTGAGGATTTTGTTTGGGTGACCAAGGATGAACTGTTGGAGTATTTTCCCGAGCAAGCTGAATTCCTCAACAAGATGATTATCAGCTGA
- the LOC121247592 gene encoding probable WRKY transcription factor 24, whose protein sequence is MEGQDQPSSPPRPTPGLFPTQSPPFLFSTPSLIPSSFSSSLMHPPLDSRHDQVLDPEIFDWVNQLLSGVDQDQAGFPENIKPMRESASSIISENGDVEEKGDYQDKKKVRRMKKAATRPKFAFQTRSTDDILDDGYRWRKYGQKAVKNSIYPRSYYRCTHHTCNVKKQVQRLCKDTSIVVTTYEGIHNHPCVKLMETLTPLLKQIQFLSRF, encoded by the exons ATGGAAGGCCAAGATCAACCATCATCCCCACCACGACCAACGCCAGGACTGTTTCCAACCCAAAGTCCTCCGTTCCTCTTCAGTACACCCTCACTCATCCCTTCCTCCTTCTCATCCTCATTAATGCACCCTCCTTTAGACTCTCGTCATGACCAAGTTCTTGATCCAGAAATATTCGACTGGGTCAACCAGCTTCTCTCTGGAGTTGATCAAGATCAAGCTGGGTTCCCTGAAAATATCAAGCCAATGAGGGAAAGTGCTTCCTCAATAATATCTGAAAATGGGGATGTGGAAGAAAAGGGTGATTACCAGGATAAGAAAAAAGTTCGTAGGATGAAAAAAGCTGCAACGCGACCTAAGTTCGCGTTTCAGACTCGGAGTACGGACGATATTCTCGATGATGGGTACCGGTGGAGAAAATATGGACAGAAAGCTGTGAAGAATAGCATTTATCCCAG GAGCTATTATCGATGCACACATCATACATGCAATGTGAAGAAACAAGTCCAAAGGCTATGCAAGGATACAAGCATTGTCGTGACGACATATGAGGGCATTCACAATCATCCCTGTGTGAAGCTGATGGAAACCCTAACTCCTCTTTTGAAGCAAATACAGTTCCTCTCTAGGTTTTAA